The Sorangiineae bacterium MSr11954 DNA segment GTTGCCGTCGACGTCGAGCGTGCAGTGAAAGCTGACGATACCGGAGCTGCCTGGCGCAATGCAGGGGCTGCCGTCCTCGCGCGAGAAGGTTGGATCCGTGCCCGAGATCCGTATGGGCCGCGTGAGCCCGCGCGCGTTGTAAGACTCGCCGTAGTCGCGCGGCCGCACGGGCGTGGGGCTGCTGCTGCACGCGAGGGTGATCAAGGCCAGGAGCAGGATCAAGGTGCGTTGCGGGTTCATCGCTTACTCGTCATCGAATGCGCGCTTGATGCCTCCATGGAACGCGACATGGAATAACGATAAAAGAGCGCCCCTTGGAGCTCGGCGGAAAGCGGAATGCAGAAGGGGCCCGGCGACTCCCACCGCCCGCCTCCCCTTCCTTCATAGCCGCTACTGCACCTGCAACTCGGCCTGCGCCACCCCTGCCACACCGTCATTCCCAGCGCCACCTGGCCCGAGCGCGCCGGCAGTCCCAAACCTGGCCTGCCCCCGCGTCGCATCATCCAACGTTGGCCGGCCTTCCTTCCAAACGACATCGACGGAAAGACCGCCCGCCCCACCGGCCCCACCGCCGCCGTCTCCCCCGCCACCGCCGCTTCCACCATTGCAACCATTGCCGCTCGGGTCGGCGACTCCGCGATTGCCGCCGGTTGACACCCCGAGATGTTGTCCGGCCGCGCCTTTACCCCCGGCGCCACCATTTGCGACAATTAGCTCACTGCCAACGAGGGTCACGGAAGACTGATACGAAGCCAACGCGATGCTCGAGCCTCCCGCTTGGCCGCCGGGGCCTCCCGTTCCGCCGCATGCACCGGCGCCGCCACCGCCTCCGGTGCCAGTCGTGCCACCGCCGCCACCACCACCGCCCTGGCCCGGTGAACCGTGCTGCCCCTTGCCTCCGGATTGTCCGCTCCAACCCGACGTAGCAAGCGTTCCGACCGATGAAATGCGTGGCGCGTTGTCGCCGGCAAGACCGTTCGCTCCGTTGCCACCACTCGCACCGCCCTTGCACGTTGCAGCTGTTCCCGCCGCACCCGCGCCGGGGCTACCCGCGATGATCGGGAGACCACGAGCGCCGTCCCCATCGCGATCGCCACCCTTCCCGCCGGTGCTCGTCAGGCCATCCTGGCAGCTCACCGTCCTTGGCTCGCCACCGGCTGCGGCGGTGCCGCCCTTGCCTTGAAGCTCGCCGGAGGACAACGGTGGAAACGGCACGAGCGTCCCATTCGCCCCGTTCGCCCCCTTGCCCGCAACAAACTTCACCCTCTCGAACCGCACATCCGTGCTCGCATTCACGAACACCGCAACGCTCGATACCCCTGGATCCGCCGCGTCCTGCGACGACAGCTCCAAATCCTCCACCGTCAGCCGATTCACCCCATTCAAGCTCAGGGCCGTGCCCCCCGCCCCACCCAAAATCTTCGCGCGCTCGCCGGTGTAGCCCCACCCGTCACAAACGAACCCGCCATAGAGCTCGAACCCGCTCTGCGACGCGGTCAGCTCCAATTTTTCGCCGTACTCGCCCGCGCATACGTGCAGACGGAATCGCTGTTTCGTCAGCGCCTCGATACCGCGCTTCACCGTTTTGAACGGATTGTCTTTCGAGCCGTTGCCGGTGTCGTCATGGCCCTTTGCGGATGACACGAAGATGCCAATCGTGTCCGAAATGCATTCCGGCTTCTTCTCCTTTGGCTTCGTGTTCGGGGCACAACCCTGGGGCCACGTCACGGAGGCGTCGCCGCCGGCGTCGAAGGGCTCGCCGCAGGTGGCCGTGAAGGCACAATCCGAGGAGCCGCAGCCCTGGGCTAGAATCGCGGTTCCCAATACCGCATGGGTGATCAGTGCTGCGCACAGCCACGTTCGCATAAGCCTCTCCGTTCCTCGTACTCAAAAGCTACCGACGTAACCGACACCGCCCATGCCCGGGGACACGAGGGGCACGACGCGCCCCGTCGTGCGCTCGGATGAGCGGGTGCGCGAGGGATCTTCGCGCGGGGGCGGACGCCACAAGAAGAAGACGGTGGTCGCGGCTGCGGCGACGACGCCCGCGCCAATGAAGGAGACGGTGGCCCACTTGCGATCGTTGTCGTAGGTGTCGGCCAGCGAGCGAAGCTGGGCGCAGGGGTCGCTGCTGATGCCCGTGCAGGCGCTGGAGCCGCCAGGGGGGAAGTCCCTGCCGCTGCGGATGTTGTCGGCGTCGCTGCTGCGCGCTTCGCCGTGGACGAGGAGGCCCACGCCGATGCCGGCGCCGATCAAGGCCACGCCGTACATCGAGACCAGGGTGATGG contains these protein-coding regions:
- a CDS encoding energy transducer TonB, which produces MNPQRTLILLLALITLACSSSPTPVRPRDYGESYNARGLTRPIRISGTDPTFSREDGSPCIAPGSSGIVSFHCTLDVDGNVSGCIPITPPIVGCEQATVEAVKVLENHHYHPVLMNGRPVKTGYTFTFHIVGDGVRAAPVHPLPAPSEETKTSPRESR